In a single window of the Eleginops maclovinus isolate JMC-PN-2008 ecotype Puerto Natales chromosome 6, JC_Emac_rtc_rv5, whole genome shotgun sequence genome:
- the mmp16b gene encoding matrix metalloproteinase-16 isoform X1, whose amino-acid sequence MTLVSSSKRKPSDCFYAAAFCLHFLLWIPCAVSGEEDHQFSVEGWLQRYGYLPRTEPGMSVLRSAQTLHSAIAAMQRVYGLNVTGTLDEKTKDDITLSWMQKPRCGVPDKFKIAARSRKRRYALTGQKWQRTHITYSIKNVTPKVGARETHDAIRRAFDVWQGVTPLRFEAVPYSALETGRRDVDITIIFASGFHGDSSPFDGEGGFLAHAYFPGPGIGGDTHFDSDEPWTLGNPNHDGNDLFLVAVHELGHALGLEHSNDPTAIMAPFYQYMDTENFKLPHDDLQGIQKIYGPPDRAPQPTRPPPTVPPPRFHPPSDPRKHDRHARPHRPPQGAKPSNPNSKPNICDGGFNTLAILRQELFVFKDQWFWRVRDNSVVPGYPMQINYFWKGLPPKIDAVYENSEGKFVFFKGNRFWVFKDTTLQPSYPQDISLFGSGMPTQSIETAVWWEDVAKTYFFKGDRYWRYNEDMRTMDPGYPKPITIWKGIPDSPQGAFVDKANDSVERHQIKNQLNWPGFTYFYKGKEYWKFNNQLLRVEPGYPRSILRDFMGCDGLPADPDWDWNPPVAEERHYDNGDVDVVIKLDSAGGTEKAVAIAIPCVLALCMMVLLYTVFQFRRKSTQRHILYCKRSMQEWV is encoded by the exons ATGACCTTAGTATCCTCCAGTAAAAGAAAACCATCGGATTGCTTTTACGCGGCAGCATTCTGCTTGCATTTTTTGCTTTGGATTCCGTGTGCTGTGTCCGGAGAGGAGGATCATCAGTTCAGCGTTGAG GGATGGCTACAGAGGTATGGCTACCTTCCCCGCACAGAACCGGGAATGTCTGTCCTGCGCTCGGCCCAAACCTTGCACTCAGCCATCGCTGCCATGCAGCGCGTCTATGGTCTCAATGTCACAGGGACACTGGATGAGAAAACCAAGGA TGATATCACGCTGAG TTGGATGCAAAAGCCTCGCTGTGGAGTACCGGACAAGTTTAAAATTGCTGCGAGGTCACGGAAGCGGAGATACGCATTGACAGGACAGAAGTGGCAGCGTACACACATCACCTACAG cattaaaaatgtcacaCCTAAGGTGGGCGCCCGGGAGACTCACGATGCCATCCGGCGAGCGTTCGACGTGTGGCAGGGTGTGACTCCCCTACGCTTTGAGGCCGTTCCGTACAGCGCACTGGAGACTGGCAGGCGTGATGTGGACATCACCATCATCTTCGCTTCGGGTTTTCATGGTGACAGCTCTCCCTTCGACGGGGAAGGGGGATTTCTCGCCCACGCCTATTTTCCGGGCCCAGGCATAGGAGGTGACACACACTTTGACTCAGATGAGCCATGGACCCTAGGGAACCCAAACCATGATG GTAATGACCTGTTCTTGGTTGCGGTGCACGAGCTGGGCCACGCTCTCGGTCTGGAACATTCAAACGACCCGACTGCCATCATGGCTCCTTTCTACCAGTACATGGACACAGAGAACTTCAAACTACCTCACGATGACCTACAGGGCATCCAGAAAATCTATG GTCCACCAGATAGAGCCCCGCAGCCTACCAGGCCTCCACCCACAGTCCCTCCTCCTCGCTTCCACCCGCCTTCAGACCCCCGTAAGCATGACCGCCATGCCAGACCCCATCGCCCTCCACAGGGGGCCAAGCCCTCCAACCCCAACTCCAAACCCAAcatctgtgacggaggcttcaACACCCTGGCCATCCTGCGGCAGGAGCTCTTTGTGTTCAAG GACCAGTGGTTTTGGAGAGTACGGGACAACTCAGTCGTCCCCGGTTACCCCATGCAGATCAACTACTTCTGGAAAGGCTTGCCTCCCAAAATTGATGCCGTGTATGAAAATAGCGAAGGGAAATTTGTCTTCTTCAAAG gaAACCGTTTCTGGGTCTTCAAGGACACGACTCTCCAGCCATCATACCCTCAGGACATCTCGCTGTTCGGGAGCGGCATGCCCACTCAGAGTATCGAGACAGCCGTCTGGTGGGAGGACGTCGCCAAAACCTACTTCTTCAAAGGAGACAG GTACTGGAGGTACAATGAGGACATGAGGACCATGGATCCAGGTTATCCCAAACCCATCACCATCTGGAAGGGCATTCCCGACTCTCCACAGGGGGCTTTTGTGGATAAGGCCAATG ATTCTGTTGAGAGACATCAGATTAAGAATCAGCTTAATTGGCCAG GTTTTACCTACTTTTACAAGGGCAAGGAGTACTGGAAGTTCAACAACCAGCTGCTTCGCGTGGAGCCCGGCTACCCGAGGTCCATCCTGAGGGACTTCATGGGCTGTGACGGTCTACCTGCAGACCCCGACTGGGACTGGAACCCCCCGGTGGCGGAGGAGCGCCACTACGACAATGGTGACGTGGACGTTGTCATCAAACTGGACAGTGCTGGGGGCACGGAGAAAGCAGTGGCCATCGCCATCCCCTGTGTCCTGGCGCTGTGCATGATGGTCCTCCTCTATACTGTTTTCCAGTTCAGGAGGAAGAGCACACAGCGCCACATACTGTACTGCAAGCGCTCCATGCAGGAGTGGGTCTGA
- the mmp16b gene encoding matrix metalloproteinase-16 isoform X3 yields the protein MTLVSSSKRKPSDCFYAAAFCLHFLLWIPCAVSGEEDHQFSVEGWLQRYGYLPRTEPGMSVLRSAQTLHSAIAAMQRVYGLNVTGTLDEKTKDDITLSWMQKPRCGVPDKFKIAARSRKRRYALTGQKWQRTHITYSIKNVTPKVGARETHDAIRRAFDVWQGVTPLRFEAVPYSALETGRRDVDITIIFASGFHGDSSPFDGEGGFLAHAYFPGPGIGGDTHFDSDEPWTLGNPNHDGNDLFLVAVHELGHALGLEHSNDPTAIMAPFYQYMDTENFKLPHDDLQGIQKIYGPPDRAPQPTRPPPTVPPPRFHPPSDPRKHDRHARPHRPPQGAKPSNPNSKPNICDGGFNTLAILRQELFVFKDQWFWRVRDNSVVPGYPMQINYFWKGLPPKIDAVYENSEGKFVFFKGNRFWVFKDTTLQPSYPQDISLFGSGMPTQSIETAVWWEDVAKTYFFKGDRYWRYNEDMRTMDPGYPKPITIWKGIPDSPQGAFVDKANGFTYFYKGKEYWKFNNQLLRVEPGYPRSILRDFMGCDGLPADPDWDWNPPVAEERHYDNGDVDVVIKLDSAGGTEKAVAIAIPCVLALCMMVLLYTVFQFRRKSTQRHILYCKRSMQEWV from the exons ATGACCTTAGTATCCTCCAGTAAAAGAAAACCATCGGATTGCTTTTACGCGGCAGCATTCTGCTTGCATTTTTTGCTTTGGATTCCGTGTGCTGTGTCCGGAGAGGAGGATCATCAGTTCAGCGTTGAG GGATGGCTACAGAGGTATGGCTACCTTCCCCGCACAGAACCGGGAATGTCTGTCCTGCGCTCGGCCCAAACCTTGCACTCAGCCATCGCTGCCATGCAGCGCGTCTATGGTCTCAATGTCACAGGGACACTGGATGAGAAAACCAAGGA TGATATCACGCTGAG TTGGATGCAAAAGCCTCGCTGTGGAGTACCGGACAAGTTTAAAATTGCTGCGAGGTCACGGAAGCGGAGATACGCATTGACAGGACAGAAGTGGCAGCGTACACACATCACCTACAG cattaaaaatgtcacaCCTAAGGTGGGCGCCCGGGAGACTCACGATGCCATCCGGCGAGCGTTCGACGTGTGGCAGGGTGTGACTCCCCTACGCTTTGAGGCCGTTCCGTACAGCGCACTGGAGACTGGCAGGCGTGATGTGGACATCACCATCATCTTCGCTTCGGGTTTTCATGGTGACAGCTCTCCCTTCGACGGGGAAGGGGGATTTCTCGCCCACGCCTATTTTCCGGGCCCAGGCATAGGAGGTGACACACACTTTGACTCAGATGAGCCATGGACCCTAGGGAACCCAAACCATGATG GTAATGACCTGTTCTTGGTTGCGGTGCACGAGCTGGGCCACGCTCTCGGTCTGGAACATTCAAACGACCCGACTGCCATCATGGCTCCTTTCTACCAGTACATGGACACAGAGAACTTCAAACTACCTCACGATGACCTACAGGGCATCCAGAAAATCTATG GTCCACCAGATAGAGCCCCGCAGCCTACCAGGCCTCCACCCACAGTCCCTCCTCCTCGCTTCCACCCGCCTTCAGACCCCCGTAAGCATGACCGCCATGCCAGACCCCATCGCCCTCCACAGGGGGCCAAGCCCTCCAACCCCAACTCCAAACCCAAcatctgtgacggaggcttcaACACCCTGGCCATCCTGCGGCAGGAGCTCTTTGTGTTCAAG GACCAGTGGTTTTGGAGAGTACGGGACAACTCAGTCGTCCCCGGTTACCCCATGCAGATCAACTACTTCTGGAAAGGCTTGCCTCCCAAAATTGATGCCGTGTATGAAAATAGCGAAGGGAAATTTGTCTTCTTCAAAG gaAACCGTTTCTGGGTCTTCAAGGACACGACTCTCCAGCCATCATACCCTCAGGACATCTCGCTGTTCGGGAGCGGCATGCCCACTCAGAGTATCGAGACAGCCGTCTGGTGGGAGGACGTCGCCAAAACCTACTTCTTCAAAGGAGACAG GTACTGGAGGTACAATGAGGACATGAGGACCATGGATCCAGGTTATCCCAAACCCATCACCATCTGGAAGGGCATTCCCGACTCTCCACAGGGGGCTTTTGTGGATAAGGCCAATG GTTTTACCTACTTTTACAAGGGCAAGGAGTACTGGAAGTTCAACAACCAGCTGCTTCGCGTGGAGCCCGGCTACCCGAGGTCCATCCTGAGGGACTTCATGGGCTGTGACGGTCTACCTGCAGACCCCGACTGGGACTGGAACCCCCCGGTGGCGGAGGAGCGCCACTACGACAATGGTGACGTGGACGTTGTCATCAAACTGGACAGTGCTGGGGGCACGGAGAAAGCAGTGGCCATCGCCATCCCCTGTGTCCTGGCGCTGTGCATGATGGTCCTCCTCTATACTGTTTTCCAGTTCAGGAGGAAGAGCACACAGCGCCACATACTGTACTGCAAGCGCTCCATGCAGGAGTGGGTCTGA
- the mmp16b gene encoding matrix metalloproteinase-16 isoform X2: MTLVSSSKRKPSDCFYAAAFCLHFLLWIPCAVSGEEDHQFSVEGWLQRYGYLPRTEPGMSVLRSAQTLHSAIAAMQRVYGLNVTGTLDEKTKDWMQKPRCGVPDKFKIAARSRKRRYALTGQKWQRTHITYSIKNVTPKVGARETHDAIRRAFDVWQGVTPLRFEAVPYSALETGRRDVDITIIFASGFHGDSSPFDGEGGFLAHAYFPGPGIGGDTHFDSDEPWTLGNPNHDGNDLFLVAVHELGHALGLEHSNDPTAIMAPFYQYMDTENFKLPHDDLQGIQKIYGPPDRAPQPTRPPPTVPPPRFHPPSDPRKHDRHARPHRPPQGAKPSNPNSKPNICDGGFNTLAILRQELFVFKDQWFWRVRDNSVVPGYPMQINYFWKGLPPKIDAVYENSEGKFVFFKGNRFWVFKDTTLQPSYPQDISLFGSGMPTQSIETAVWWEDVAKTYFFKGDRYWRYNEDMRTMDPGYPKPITIWKGIPDSPQGAFVDKANDSVERHQIKNQLNWPGFTYFYKGKEYWKFNNQLLRVEPGYPRSILRDFMGCDGLPADPDWDWNPPVAEERHYDNGDVDVVIKLDSAGGTEKAVAIAIPCVLALCMMVLLYTVFQFRRKSTQRHILYCKRSMQEWV, from the exons ATGACCTTAGTATCCTCCAGTAAAAGAAAACCATCGGATTGCTTTTACGCGGCAGCATTCTGCTTGCATTTTTTGCTTTGGATTCCGTGTGCTGTGTCCGGAGAGGAGGATCATCAGTTCAGCGTTGAG GGATGGCTACAGAGGTATGGCTACCTTCCCCGCACAGAACCGGGAATGTCTGTCCTGCGCTCGGCCCAAACCTTGCACTCAGCCATCGCTGCCATGCAGCGCGTCTATGGTCTCAATGTCACAGGGACACTGGATGAGAAAACCAAGGA TTGGATGCAAAAGCCTCGCTGTGGAGTACCGGACAAGTTTAAAATTGCTGCGAGGTCACGGAAGCGGAGATACGCATTGACAGGACAGAAGTGGCAGCGTACACACATCACCTACAG cattaaaaatgtcacaCCTAAGGTGGGCGCCCGGGAGACTCACGATGCCATCCGGCGAGCGTTCGACGTGTGGCAGGGTGTGACTCCCCTACGCTTTGAGGCCGTTCCGTACAGCGCACTGGAGACTGGCAGGCGTGATGTGGACATCACCATCATCTTCGCTTCGGGTTTTCATGGTGACAGCTCTCCCTTCGACGGGGAAGGGGGATTTCTCGCCCACGCCTATTTTCCGGGCCCAGGCATAGGAGGTGACACACACTTTGACTCAGATGAGCCATGGACCCTAGGGAACCCAAACCATGATG GTAATGACCTGTTCTTGGTTGCGGTGCACGAGCTGGGCCACGCTCTCGGTCTGGAACATTCAAACGACCCGACTGCCATCATGGCTCCTTTCTACCAGTACATGGACACAGAGAACTTCAAACTACCTCACGATGACCTACAGGGCATCCAGAAAATCTATG GTCCACCAGATAGAGCCCCGCAGCCTACCAGGCCTCCACCCACAGTCCCTCCTCCTCGCTTCCACCCGCCTTCAGACCCCCGTAAGCATGACCGCCATGCCAGACCCCATCGCCCTCCACAGGGGGCCAAGCCCTCCAACCCCAACTCCAAACCCAAcatctgtgacggaggcttcaACACCCTGGCCATCCTGCGGCAGGAGCTCTTTGTGTTCAAG GACCAGTGGTTTTGGAGAGTACGGGACAACTCAGTCGTCCCCGGTTACCCCATGCAGATCAACTACTTCTGGAAAGGCTTGCCTCCCAAAATTGATGCCGTGTATGAAAATAGCGAAGGGAAATTTGTCTTCTTCAAAG gaAACCGTTTCTGGGTCTTCAAGGACACGACTCTCCAGCCATCATACCCTCAGGACATCTCGCTGTTCGGGAGCGGCATGCCCACTCAGAGTATCGAGACAGCCGTCTGGTGGGAGGACGTCGCCAAAACCTACTTCTTCAAAGGAGACAG GTACTGGAGGTACAATGAGGACATGAGGACCATGGATCCAGGTTATCCCAAACCCATCACCATCTGGAAGGGCATTCCCGACTCTCCACAGGGGGCTTTTGTGGATAAGGCCAATG ATTCTGTTGAGAGACATCAGATTAAGAATCAGCTTAATTGGCCAG GTTTTACCTACTTTTACAAGGGCAAGGAGTACTGGAAGTTCAACAACCAGCTGCTTCGCGTGGAGCCCGGCTACCCGAGGTCCATCCTGAGGGACTTCATGGGCTGTGACGGTCTACCTGCAGACCCCGACTGGGACTGGAACCCCCCGGTGGCGGAGGAGCGCCACTACGACAATGGTGACGTGGACGTTGTCATCAAACTGGACAGTGCTGGGGGCACGGAGAAAGCAGTGGCCATCGCCATCCCCTGTGTCCTGGCGCTGTGCATGATGGTCCTCCTCTATACTGTTTTCCAGTTCAGGAGGAAGAGCACACAGCGCCACATACTGTACTGCAAGCGCTCCATGCAGGAGTGGGTCTGA
- the mmp16b gene encoding matrix metalloproteinase-16 isoform X4, with the protein MTLVSSSKRKPSDCFYAAAFCLHFLLWIPCAVSGEEDHQFSVEGWLQRYGYLPRTEPGMSVLRSAQTLHSAIAAMQRVYGLNVTGTLDEKTKDWMQKPRCGVPDKFKIAARSRKRRYALTGQKWQRTHITYSIKNVTPKVGARETHDAIRRAFDVWQGVTPLRFEAVPYSALETGRRDVDITIIFASGFHGDSSPFDGEGGFLAHAYFPGPGIGGDTHFDSDEPWTLGNPNHDGNDLFLVAVHELGHALGLEHSNDPTAIMAPFYQYMDTENFKLPHDDLQGIQKIYGPPDRAPQPTRPPPTVPPPRFHPPSDPRKHDRHARPHRPPQGAKPSNPNSKPNICDGGFNTLAILRQELFVFKDQWFWRVRDNSVVPGYPMQINYFWKGLPPKIDAVYENSEGKFVFFKGNRFWVFKDTTLQPSYPQDISLFGSGMPTQSIETAVWWEDVAKTYFFKGDRYWRYNEDMRTMDPGYPKPITIWKGIPDSPQGAFVDKANGFTYFYKGKEYWKFNNQLLRVEPGYPRSILRDFMGCDGLPADPDWDWNPPVAEERHYDNGDVDVVIKLDSAGGTEKAVAIAIPCVLALCMMVLLYTVFQFRRKSTQRHILYCKRSMQEWV; encoded by the exons ATGACCTTAGTATCCTCCAGTAAAAGAAAACCATCGGATTGCTTTTACGCGGCAGCATTCTGCTTGCATTTTTTGCTTTGGATTCCGTGTGCTGTGTCCGGAGAGGAGGATCATCAGTTCAGCGTTGAG GGATGGCTACAGAGGTATGGCTACCTTCCCCGCACAGAACCGGGAATGTCTGTCCTGCGCTCGGCCCAAACCTTGCACTCAGCCATCGCTGCCATGCAGCGCGTCTATGGTCTCAATGTCACAGGGACACTGGATGAGAAAACCAAGGA TTGGATGCAAAAGCCTCGCTGTGGAGTACCGGACAAGTTTAAAATTGCTGCGAGGTCACGGAAGCGGAGATACGCATTGACAGGACAGAAGTGGCAGCGTACACACATCACCTACAG cattaaaaatgtcacaCCTAAGGTGGGCGCCCGGGAGACTCACGATGCCATCCGGCGAGCGTTCGACGTGTGGCAGGGTGTGACTCCCCTACGCTTTGAGGCCGTTCCGTACAGCGCACTGGAGACTGGCAGGCGTGATGTGGACATCACCATCATCTTCGCTTCGGGTTTTCATGGTGACAGCTCTCCCTTCGACGGGGAAGGGGGATTTCTCGCCCACGCCTATTTTCCGGGCCCAGGCATAGGAGGTGACACACACTTTGACTCAGATGAGCCATGGACCCTAGGGAACCCAAACCATGATG GTAATGACCTGTTCTTGGTTGCGGTGCACGAGCTGGGCCACGCTCTCGGTCTGGAACATTCAAACGACCCGACTGCCATCATGGCTCCTTTCTACCAGTACATGGACACAGAGAACTTCAAACTACCTCACGATGACCTACAGGGCATCCAGAAAATCTATG GTCCACCAGATAGAGCCCCGCAGCCTACCAGGCCTCCACCCACAGTCCCTCCTCCTCGCTTCCACCCGCCTTCAGACCCCCGTAAGCATGACCGCCATGCCAGACCCCATCGCCCTCCACAGGGGGCCAAGCCCTCCAACCCCAACTCCAAACCCAAcatctgtgacggaggcttcaACACCCTGGCCATCCTGCGGCAGGAGCTCTTTGTGTTCAAG GACCAGTGGTTTTGGAGAGTACGGGACAACTCAGTCGTCCCCGGTTACCCCATGCAGATCAACTACTTCTGGAAAGGCTTGCCTCCCAAAATTGATGCCGTGTATGAAAATAGCGAAGGGAAATTTGTCTTCTTCAAAG gaAACCGTTTCTGGGTCTTCAAGGACACGACTCTCCAGCCATCATACCCTCAGGACATCTCGCTGTTCGGGAGCGGCATGCCCACTCAGAGTATCGAGACAGCCGTCTGGTGGGAGGACGTCGCCAAAACCTACTTCTTCAAAGGAGACAG GTACTGGAGGTACAATGAGGACATGAGGACCATGGATCCAGGTTATCCCAAACCCATCACCATCTGGAAGGGCATTCCCGACTCTCCACAGGGGGCTTTTGTGGATAAGGCCAATG GTTTTACCTACTTTTACAAGGGCAAGGAGTACTGGAAGTTCAACAACCAGCTGCTTCGCGTGGAGCCCGGCTACCCGAGGTCCATCCTGAGGGACTTCATGGGCTGTGACGGTCTACCTGCAGACCCCGACTGGGACTGGAACCCCCCGGTGGCGGAGGAGCGCCACTACGACAATGGTGACGTGGACGTTGTCATCAAACTGGACAGTGCTGGGGGCACGGAGAAAGCAGTGGCCATCGCCATCCCCTGTGTCCTGGCGCTGTGCATGATGGTCCTCCTCTATACTGTTTTCCAGTTCAGGAGGAAGAGCACACAGCGCCACATACTGTACTGCAAGCGCTCCATGCAGGAGTGGGTCTGA